The following DNA comes from Streptomyces sp. Ag109_O5-10.
GTTCGTCCTGTACGACTTTCGGACGGAGAACCCGGAGGAGAGCGTCCATGTACAGGAGATCGCGGTGGCCATCTGCGTCGCTGTGACCATGTTCGTGGGGTGGATCGTCCGAAAGGACCACGCGTTGCACGAGCGTGGCCGACCCGTCCGAGCGGTCGTGACGGCTCTGCAGGCCAGCGCCGGCCCGTTCGACGCCGGAACGGAAGCGGTCCTGGCGGATGCCTCCCACCACCCGCTCGGCGCCATCGGCGCAGGGGACCTCGCTGTCGGTGACCACATCACCGTCACCATCGATCCCCGGGGCAGGTACGGCGTCAGTGCCGGGCCGCCGCCCGCCAATCCCGAATGGCTCTGGACGCTGTCCGCCCTGATCGCCGTGGTTCAGGCCCTGCTCACCGCCTCAATCGGTTTCAGTGCGGCCAGGGCACGGGAGCACTGGCCGCCTTGAGGTTGTCCCGTAACTGGCGGGGGCGGTGGGTGCGTTGGACGAGCATGGGTGGGGTGATCTCAGCGGATGCTCCGCAGTCGATCAAGACTTTCTCCGGGCTGTCCGAGGCGCAGTTCCCCAGAGTGGTGGCGTTGGTACGGCGTCGGGGCGGTGATGTGCAACGCGGTCGTCCCTGGCGGCTGTCGCTGAAGGACACGGTGTTGCTGGTGGCGACGTACTGGCCCACAAACCTCACGTTGCGGCAGGTGGCGCCGTTGTTCGGCGTCTCGAAGTCCGCGGCCGGCCGCGTCCTCGCCCACTCGGCGCCGTTGCTGGCCATCTCACCCGCCTGCCGGCCGCGCAAGGACACGGTCTGCGTCGTCGACGGCACCCTGGTGCCCACCCGCGACCGCAGCGTGGCCGCCTCCGGCAAGAACTATCGGTACTCGACCAACCTGCAGGTCGTGATTGATGCCGACAGTCGCCTGGTGGTGGCGACCGGCCTGCCGTTGCCGGGCAGCCGCAACGACTGCCGGGCGTTCACGGAGTCCGGCGTCGACCGGGCCTGCCGCGGTGCGCCGGTCATCGCCGACCGCGGCTACCAGGGCACCGGACTGCTCATCCCGCACCATAAACGACGAGGTCAGATACACCTCAGCCCGCAACAGGAAGCGGAGAACGCCGTCCGCCGCAGGGCCCGAGCACGCGTGGAACATGCCCTGCCCTCATGGGGCCATTTCCGACTTGCCGCGCCGCGGGTAACAGGGGTCCTGGCGAGGTTGCCGGCACGAGGGACGCGGCTGCCCCCCATCGCCCAACGGCGCGGGAGCCTCGTGCGTTGCACAACGCCGGCGGCACCCGACCCGTGGGCACGCCGAAAAGGCTCAGTGACAGCTTCGTCTACTGCCCCTCGTCGGCTCGGCGCGCTGTGCTGAAACGTCGCTGATAGGCGGCGGGGCTGAGCGACAATTCCCGCGCGAAAACTCTCCGCATACTCTCGTAGTTCGGGAATCCGGCGAGGGATGCTGTCTGCGTTGCGGTATGCCCTTGGTCGAGGAGAGCTTTCGCCATGTCGAACCGGATCATCTCCACGTACCGGGCCGGCGTCGTGGACAGCTCGTCGTGGAAGAGCCGACTGAGGTGCCGGGGGCTCACATTGAGGTGCTTGGCGAGTTCGCCGAGTGAGTGGTTTCCCCCGGGATTCGCCGTGACCACGTCGGTGATTCTGCGGAGCGCCGGTGACCGGGGCGGCGGTCCCTGCAGTGGTGCGGAGAACTGTGACTGGCCGCCCGAACGCTGCAAATAGACCACCAGCGCGCGGGCGACGTCACGGGTGAGATCAGGGCCGTGATCCTCCTCGACGAGTGCCAGTGCCAGGTCGATGCCGGCGGTCACGCCCGCCGAGGTGTAGGTGGTGCCGTCACGGACGTAGATCGCGTCGGGTTCGACGCTGCTGGCCCGGCAGCGGGCGGCGAGTTCCTGCGCGACCTTCCAGTGCGTGGTCGCGCGCTTGCCATCCAGGAGGCCGGCGGCGCCGAGGATGAAGGCTCCGGTGCAGATGGACGCGACCCGGCCGGCCCGGCCCGCCAGCGTTCGCGTGGCCTCGATCAGATCACGGGGCACAGGTGTGCGCGGGTAGATGTCGGCGCCGGCCACCAGGAACGTGTCGGGAGCGGTCTCCGTGGCGGCGGCGTCGACCGAGATCCGGATCCCGATGGACGAGGTGACATCGGCACCGGTCGGTGACACCAGAACGATCTTGTAGTCGGCGCCGAGCCGGTTCGCTTCCCCGAACACCTCCGCGGGGCCGACGACGTCCAGGAGTTTGACCCCGTCGTAGACGAGGATCGCGACCCGATGCGTGGTGGAGCCCACAACCCCGCTGCCCGCCTGTCCGGATTCGGGTGACTCATGGCCGGACCGAGGGAGCGCCGGACGCCGGGTGGTCGGCAGGGTGGAAGACGGACGCACCGTCCATTCGTAACACACCGATATCGGTAGGAGCAGAGGTCATGAGCGACATCATCGCGGGGGTGGAGATTCCTGAAACGGCGGCGGTCGCCGAGGCCACCCGCCTCATGCAGGAGATGACCAGCCCCCTCATCTACCACCACTCCCGGCGCGTTTTCGTCTTCGGCGCCCTGCATGCTCACAGGCTCGGTTTGGAGCCCGACCCGGAGCTTCTCTACCTGTCCGCCATGTTCCACGACACCGGCCTGCTGACGCCGTTTTCCGACGTCGAGCAGCGCTTCGAGGTCGATGGAGCCGACCACGCACGCAAGTTCATGCTCGACCACGGCTTCCCGGCCGCGGCCGCCGACGTGGTGTGGACGGCGATCGCGCTGCACACGACCCCGGGAATTCCCGGCCGGATGGGCCCGGAGATCGCCATCACGTACTCCGGGGTTCTGACGGACGTGCTCGGCTTCGGTCTGGACGAGCTGGATCGCAGCCGGGTGGACGAGATCACCGCCGTCCATCCGCGGGGCGACTTCAAGAACGAGTTTCTGCAGGCCTTCGTCGAGGGACTGAAGTACCGCCCGGAGACCACGAACGGAACCGTGAATTCGGATGTGCTGGAGCATTTCGTTCCCGGCTTCCAGCGCACAACCACGGTCGAGCGCATCATGAGCGCTCCCTGGCCGAGCTGATCAAGGCGCCATAAAACGTGATGATGAGACCTGTGAGAGGCCCACACGACGGGCGTCGTCTCGGGCGCGGTACGGCCTTCACAGTGCTGGCCTGTGCCAATGTCGTGATGATGGCCACGGCAAGCGCACCGTCACCGATCTACCCTCTCTACCGGGAGCGGTGGGGCCTGTCGGTCACGATGCTGACAGTGATCTTCGCGGTGTATGTCGTGGGTCTGCTCGGCGCCCTGCTGACGGTCGGATCGCTGAGCGACCAGCTGGGTCGCCGTCCGGTGCTGGTGGCCGCCCTTCTGGTGGCGGCGACCAGCACGGCGATCTTCTGGACGGCCGACGGTGTCGTCTCTCTCCTGATCGCCCGGGTGGTGCAGGGCATCGCCACGGGGACGGCCACGGGGGCTCTTGCCGCCGGGCTCGTCGACCTCTCTCCCGAGGGACGTCCGCAGCTGGGGCCCACGACGACAGGGGTGGGCACGAGTATCGGCATGGCCGCCGGCGCCGGACTGGTGGGGCTGCTGGTTCAGTCGACCTCACGCCCCGATGCGTATGTCTTTCCCGTCCTGACGCTGACCTTCGTCGTTCTGGCCGCTGTCGTCCTCACGATCCCTGAGACACTCGCCCCGCGCGCGACGGGCCTGGCGTCGTTGCGACCGAGCGTCCGGGTTCCTCGGGAAGCCCGGCCGCAGTTCTTCGCCTCCGTTCCCGCCCTGGTCGCGGGGTGGTCCGTCACGGGTCTGTTCCTCGCGCTCACTCCTTCCCTGGTGAGCAGTGTCCTGCATGTGCGGTCCGGTGCTGCGGGCGGGCTCAGCATCGCGGCGCTTTTTCTGGCCAACAGCGTGGGCGGGGTGTGGTCAGTTCGGCATACGGCACGGCTCGCCACCTTGCTGGGCGCGGTTCTCCTGACCCTGGGCGCGTCCGGACTGGCGGTGGCCATCGCCGACGCGTCGCTGGTCGTATACGTGGGCGGATCGGTCGTAGCGGGGCTGGGCGTCGGCCTGACGTTCAACGGCAACCTCCGCGCCATCAGCGCGGTCACCACCGTGAGGTCGCGGTCGGAGGTCTTCTCGGCCGTGTACGTGATCAGCTATGCGGCGGTGAGTCTTCCGGCCCTCGCGGCCGGGCTCGCGGCACCCGCATGGGGGCTGGAGACCACGGGCTGTCTTTACGTCGGCTTCGTCGGGGCGCTGTCCTTGGGTGCGGCCCTCCACGCCGGACGAGCACGCGCTCACAGCCCCACCGGCGATCCGGTGCGCGCGGGCCGGGAAAGCGGACCTGGCAACGAACCGTCCCGCTGCTGAGCGCGCCGCAGGCTGACGCCGACACCATCCCCGAAGCAGCTTGGTCAGGACCTACGGCCGCCGTGTCGGAGCGGGTCGGCGCGCTCCCGCGGAGCTGTCTTCGCGGGTCCCGAGAGCGAAATAGCTAGGCTGCACAGCCGCAGGTTGGAGGAGGTTGCGATCCGTATGGGTGATGCGCACGGGCCCGGACGGTCTGAGCAGGAGGACCTGCTCGGAGCCGAATGGGAGAGGCACCGGCCCGCGGTCTTCGGGGTGGCCTACCGGCTGCTGGGGACTGTGGCCGATGCCGAGGATGTCACCCAGGACGTGTGGCTGCGGGCGGCCGGAGCGGAACTGCGGGAAATCGATGATCTGCGGGCCTGGCTGGTGACGGTGGCCGCCCGACGGTCGTACGACATCGTCAAGAGCGCCCGCTTCCGCCGGGAGACCTATGTCGGGCCGTGGCTGCCGGAGCCGCTGCTGACAGGACCGGACGCGTCGCAGCCGGTACTCGTCGACGAGTCCGTCAGCTCGGCGATGCTCCTGATCATGGAAGAGCTGAGCCCGCCGGAGCGGGTGGCCTTCGTCCTGCACGATGTCTTCGGCCTTGAGTTCGGCCGGATCGCCGAAGTGCTGAACGTCTCCGTGCCGGGCGCCCGGCAGCTCGCCTCGCGGGCACGACGGCGGGTGGCCAAGGCGAAGCAGTCCACGCCGCAGGCGTCGAAGGCAGAGCGCGAACGGGTCCTCAAGGTGTTTCGCGCCGCCTACGAGGCCGGGGACCTGGCCGGCTTGGTCAGGCTCCTGCACCCGGACGCGGTCTACGTCACCGACGGCGGCGGCAAGATCTCGGCGGCACGCAAGCTCATCCACGGCGGCGAGCGCGTCGCCGAGGTCATGGTGCGTACGGGGCGTCGGTGGCGACCGGACCGCATCGGCTTCGCGGAGGTCGGCGGCGAGCTGGCCCTCGTGTTCCACCGGGAAGGACGGGTCTACTCCGTCGACACGGTGCAGATCACAGATGGTCTGATCACCGCGTACCGCAGGGTCATAAACCCCGACAAACTGGTGCGCGTCTGAGCTGTCACACACGGAGGGGCTGTCTCGTCTCCCTGCCGAGAACGCATAACGGGCGACGAAGGAATACGCGCGAGCAGGTGAGATCGATCATGCAGAACGGCATACATCCACCTGCAGCCGCCGTGAGCCCCGCGCGCGGGTGCGCTGTGCACTCGGGTCGCCCCTCCCAGTAAGGATCTGTATGCAAGCCATCACTGTGCGAGACCGTGACGCAGGTCTTGCCGGGATGTCCTTGACGGACATTCCCTACCCTCACGCGGCCGAGAACGACGTCATCGTGAGGGTGCACGCCGCCGGCTTCACCCCTGGCGAGCTGGACTGGCCCGCCACGTGGACCGATCGCGCCGGCCGCGACCGGACGCCGAGCGTGCCCGGGCACGAGCTGTCCGGTGTCGTCGTGGAACTGGGGTACGGCACCACCGGCCTGAGCGTCGGACAGCGGGTGTTCGGCCTGGCCGACTGGACCCGCGACGGCACCCTCGCCGAGTACACCGCGGTGGAGGCCCGCAACCTCGCCCCGCTGCCGGCGGACGTCGACCACACCATGGCCGTCGCACTGCCCATCTCGGGGCTGACCGCCTGGCAGGGCCTGTTCGACCACGGCCGCCTCACCACAGGCCAGACCGTCCTGATCCACGGCGCCACGGGCGGCGTCGGATCGATCGCGGTACAGCTCGCCCGCGAAGCCGGCGCCCGCGTCATCGGCACCGGCCGCGCCTCAGGCAGGGACAGGGCACTCGCACTCGGCGTCGACACCTTCATCGACCTTCAGGCCGAGAAGCTGGAGGACGCCGGCGAGGCCGACGTCGTGTTCGACGTGATCGGCGGCGACATCCTCGACCGCTCGGCCGCCCTCGTCCGGGCCGGTGGCACGCTCGTCTCCATCGTCATGCCGCCCAAGGTCCAGCCCAAGGACGGGCGTGCAATCTTCTTCGTCGTCGAACCCGACCGCGCCCGGCTCGCCGACCTGGCCACGCGACTGAGGGACGGCCGGCTCAAACCGGTCGTCGGTGCGGTGCGGCCCCTCGCCGAGGCAGCCGACGCGTTCGCCCCCGGCAAGCGCACCCCCGGCAAGACGATCATCCGCGTCACGGAAGACTGAATAAGGAGACCCATCGTGATCGGAATGCGAATCGCCACCGGCTTCCTGGCCCTCGCCACGCTGACGGCCGCCACGGCCTGCTCGACCTCCGACCAGCCCACCCACACCACGGGCACGACCGCGGCCATGGCATCACCTGCGACCATGGCATCGACACGCCCCACCGAAACCCTCAAGCCGCTGCTCCAGCAGGCCCTTCCGAATGTGAAGGGTAAGACGTTC
Coding sequences within:
- a CDS encoding GlxA family transcriptional regulator, with the protein product MGSTTHRVAILVYDGVKLLDVVGPAEVFGEANRLGADYKIVLVSPTGADVTSSIGIRISVDAAATETAPDTFLVAGADIYPRTPVPRDLIEATRTLAGRAGRVASICTGAFILGAAGLLDGKRATTHWKVAQELAARCRASSVEPDAIYVRDGTTYTSAGVTAGIDLALALVEEDHGPDLTRDVARALVVYLQRSGGQSQFSAPLQGPPPRSPALRRITDVVTANPGGNHSLGELAKHLNVSPRHLSRLFHDELSTTPARYVEMIRFDMAKALLDQGHTATQTASLAGFPNYESMRRVFARELSLSPAAYQRRFSTARRADEGQ
- a CDS encoding MFS transporter, with the protein product MRPVRGPHDGRRLGRGTAFTVLACANVVMMATASAPSPIYPLYRERWGLSVTMLTVIFAVYVVGLLGALLTVGSLSDQLGRRPVLVAALLVAATSTAIFWTADGVVSLLIARVVQGIATGTATGALAAGLVDLSPEGRPQLGPTTTGVGTSIGMAAGAGLVGLLVQSTSRPDAYVFPVLTLTFVVLAAVVLTIPETLAPRATGLASLRPSVRVPREARPQFFASVPALVAGWSVTGLFLALTPSLVSSVLHVRSGAAGGLSIAALFLANSVGGVWSVRHTARLATLLGAVLLTLGASGLAVAIADASLVVYVGGSVVAGLGVGLTFNGNLRAISAVTTVRSRSEVFSAVYVISYAAVSLPALAAGLAAPAWGLETTGCLYVGFVGALSLGAALHAGRARAHSPTGDPVRAGRESGPGNEPSRC
- a CDS encoding HD domain-containing protein, producing MSDIIAGVEIPETAAVAEATRLMQEMTSPLIYHHSRRVFVFGALHAHRLGLEPDPELLYLSAMFHDTGLLTPFSDVEQRFEVDGADHARKFMLDHGFPAAAADVVWTAIALHTTPGIPGRMGPEIAITYSGVLTDVLGFGLDELDRSRVDEITAVHPRGDFKNEFLQAFVEGLKYRPETTNGTVNSDVLEHFVPGFQRTTTVERIMSAPWPS
- the sigJ gene encoding RNA polymerase sigma factor SigJ — translated: MGDAHGPGRSEQEDLLGAEWERHRPAVFGVAYRLLGTVADAEDVTQDVWLRAAGAELREIDDLRAWLVTVAARRSYDIVKSARFRRETYVGPWLPEPLLTGPDASQPVLVDESVSSAMLLIMEELSPPERVAFVLHDVFGLEFGRIAEVLNVSVPGARQLASRARRRVAKAKQSTPQASKAERERVLKVFRAAYEAGDLAGLVRLLHPDAVYVTDGGGKISAARKLIHGGERVAEVMVRTGRRWRPDRIGFAEVGGELALVFHREGRVYSVDTVQITDGLITAYRRVINPDKLVRV
- a CDS encoding transposase is translated as MGGVISADAPQSIKTFSGLSEAQFPRVVALVRRRGGDVQRGRPWRLSLKDTVLLVATYWPTNLTLRQVAPLFGVSKSAAGRVLAHSAPLLAISPACRPRKDTVCVVDGTLVPTRDRSVAASGKNYRYSTNLQVVIDADSRLVVATGLPLPGSRNDCRAFTESGVDRACRGAPVIADRGYQGTGLLIPHHKRRGQIHLSPQQEAENAVRRRARARVEHALPSWGHFRLAAPRVTGVLARLPARGTRLPPIAQRRGSLVRCTTPAAPDPWARRKGSVTASSTAPRRLGALC
- a CDS encoding NADP-dependent oxidoreductase, translating into MQAITVRDRDAGLAGMSLTDIPYPHAAENDVIVRVHAAGFTPGELDWPATWTDRAGRDRTPSVPGHELSGVVVELGYGTTGLSVGQRVFGLADWTRDGTLAEYTAVEARNLAPLPADVDHTMAVALPISGLTAWQGLFDHGRLTTGQTVLIHGATGGVGSIAVQLAREAGARVIGTGRASGRDRALALGVDTFIDLQAEKLEDAGEADVVFDVIGGDILDRSAALVRAGGTLVSIVMPPKVQPKDGRAIFFVVEPDRARLADLATRLRDGRLKPVVGAVRPLAEAADAFAPGKRTPGKTIIRVTED